The window GACGACCAGTTGCCGCCGGGCGTCAGCACCTCCACGGCGATCAGCCGGTCAGTTTCGAACACCCCGGCCGCCGCGAAGTTGTTGACCTGACGCGAGCAGGAGCCGCTGCCGCGCAGCTCCACAGGAACGCTGGACGCGGGCCTGTAGCGAGCAGGCAGCCGGCGTTCGCAGCGGGCGCCGGTCAGAGCGAAGCGGCCGCCGGCTTCCGTCCGTACCGTCACCGAAGCGTCACGCGGCACATAGGCGAAGTCGCTGATGCCGCTGAAGACGTCCTTGCGGCCCTGGATGTCGAACTCGGCGTCGTCGCAGGTCACCGTGCAGGCGCCGGAGAGCGGCAGAACGAACCACTCGCTGTCGCCGGTGGCGAACGTGTGCTCGGTGGCGGGCGCCAGCCCAAGCACCCGCAGCGAGGAGTGCTCCCAGCCCGCGCGCTGTGGGCTGATGTCCATCAGATACGGTCCGCGCGCCGCGCTTCCCGCCGGAACATATGGATCCAGCGTCATGTTGTCAGCCTCTCTTGGTCCTGATCCGGTCAAAGCAGCCCGACGGCCGTGTCGACCGCCGCCGCCACGTCGCCGTCCGGCGGATAGAGCAGGGAGCGGCCCACGACCAGTCCGCGCACGGTGGGCAGCGAAAGCGCCCTGCGCCACTTCTCGTAGGTGGCGTCCTGTTCCCTGCTGACCTCGCCGCCCAGCACCACAGCGGGCAGTGTGGAGCTCTCCACCGCCTCGGCCATGTCGTCAAGATCGGCGGTGACCGGCAGCTTCAGCCAGGTGTAGGCCGAGGTGCCGCCAAGGCCGGAGGCCACCGCGATCGCGGTGGCGACGGCCTCGCCGCTGAGGTCGTTGCACACCCGGCCGTCCACGCGCCGCGAGATGAATGGCTCGACGAAGACCGGCAGCCGCCGCTCCGCCATCTCGTCGATCGCCCGAGCCGCCGACTCCATGGTCGCCAGCGAGCCGGTGTCGTCGTAGTCGATCCGCAGCAGCAGCTTGCCGCCGTCGAAGCGGTGCCGCTCGATGTCCTGCGGGCGATAGCCGGTGAACCGGTCGTCCAGCTCGAAGGACGAGCCGGCCAGCCCGCCCCGGTTCATCGAGCACAGCACCACCTTGTTGTCGAGGGCGCCCAGCAGGAGCAGGTCGTCAAGGATGTCGGCGGTGGCGAGCACGCCGTCCACGCCCGGCCGGGACAGGGCGATGGTGAGGCGGTCGAGCAGCTCGTTGCGGTTGGCCATGGCGAGCCGCTGTCCCCCGACGGCGAGGGCTCCGCGCGCCGGATGGTCGGCCGCGACGATCATCAGTCGTCCGCCGTCGCCCACCAGCGGGCGGCGGACCCGCCGGGCGGCGGCCTCGGCGATTGCTTCGGGGTGGCTCGATCGCACGGCGGTGAGGTCGGAGATAGTGAGGCTCAACTGAGAGTTTCTCTTTCTGACTTGCTGTGCTGAAGGAGTCATCTGCCTACGCGCTGCCGCAACCGCCTTGCTCCCATGGAGGTCTGGGGGCGGAGCCAAGGAGCTTTCACCCCGGCACCTCAGCGGAGCTGAGAAGCGCGTCGACCTCGGCGGTGGTCGGCATCGCGGAGGAGCAGGCGAGGCGGGAGGCGACCAGGGCGCCGGCCGCGTTCGCGTAGCGCATGATCGCCGTCAGGTCCCAGCCCGACAGCAGGCCGTGGCACAGGGCCCCGCCGAACGCGTCACCCGCGCCAAGCCCGTTGACCACCTCGACCGGGTGCGGCGGGACCTCGGCCTCGGTGCCGTCCCGGTGCACGGCCAGGACGCCCTTGGGGCCCTGTTTGACGACGGCCAGCTCGACCCCGGCGGCGAGCAGCGCCTCGGCGCAGGCACGGGGCTCGCGCTCGCCAGTGGCGAGCGCGCACTCCTCAAGGTTGCCGACGGTGACCGTGGCGTGGCGCAGTGCCTGCGTGTAGTACGCGCGCGCCTCCTCGGGACCGGAGTGCCAGAACATCGGGCGCCAGTCCAGGTCGAAGATGGTGGCGGTCTGCGCGGCGCCCGCCTCCTTCGCCGTACGCGCCGCGCTCCTGGCGGCCAGGGCCGTCAGGGTCGCCGTGCGGCTGGGCTGCTCGCAGAGCCCGGTTCCGGTCATCCAGAAGATCCGGGCCGCGCAGATCACGGCGAGGTTCAGCTCCTTCGAGTGGATCTCCAGATCCGGCGCCCTCGGCTGCCGGTAGAAGTACAGCGGGAAGTCATCGGGCGGGAAGATCTCACAGAAGGTGACCGGAGTCGGGTACTCCGGCACCTCCGTGACCCACCGCGCGTCCACGCCGAACTCTTCGGTCAGCGCCTGGCGGCAGTAGTCGCCGAACGGGTTTCGCCCGGTGCGGCTGATCACCGCCGCGCGGCAGCCGAGCCGCGCGGCGGCGACCGCCACATTGGTGGCCGATCCGCCCAGGCACTTGCCGAAGGACTCC is drawn from Streptomyces sp. NBC_01717 and contains these coding sequences:
- the iolB gene encoding 5-deoxy-glucuronate isomerase, giving the protein MTLDPYVPAGSAARGPYLMDISPQRAGWEHSSLRVLGLAPATEHTFATGDSEWFVLPLSGACTVTCDDAEFDIQGRKDVFSGISDFAYVPRDASVTVRTEAGGRFALTGARCERRLPARYRPASSVPVELRGSGSCSRQVNNFAAAGVFETDRLIAVEVLTPGGNWSSYPAHKHDEHRPGEESRLEEIYYFETAAHNGSPGLGYQRVSPSGRGRNTDVLAEVRSGDAVLIPDGWHGPSMAAPGHDLYYLNVMAGPGPERSWLICDHPDQTWIRGTWPDTPVDPRLPFYEAPEA
- a CDS encoding Cgl0159 family (beta/alpha)8-fold protein — its product is MSLTISDLTAVRSSHPEAIAEAAARRVRRPLVGDGGRLMIVAADHPARGALAVGGQRLAMANRNELLDRLTIALSRPGVDGVLATADILDDLLLLGALDNKVVLCSMNRGGLAGSSFELDDRFTGYRPQDIERHRFDGGKLLLRIDYDDTGSLATMESAARAIDEMAERRLPVFVEPFISRRVDGRVCNDLSGEAVATAIAVASGLGGTSAYTWLKLPVTADLDDMAEAVESSTLPAVVLGGEVSREQDATYEKWRRALSLPTVRGLVVGRSLLYPPDGDVAAAVDTAVGLL
- the iolC gene encoding 5-dehydro-2-deoxygluconokinase, giving the protein MNANQGPETPFDVITMGRIGVDIYPLQTGVALPAVESFGKCLGGSATNVAVAAARLGCRAAVISRTGRNPFGDYCRQALTEEFGVDARWVTEVPEYPTPVTFCEIFPPDDFPLYFYRQPRAPDLEIHSKELNLAVICAARIFWMTGTGLCEQPSRTATLTALAARSAARTAKEAGAAQTATIFDLDWRPMFWHSGPEEARAYYTQALRHATVTVGNLEECALATGEREPRACAEALLAAGVELAVVKQGPKGVLAVHRDGTEAEVPPHPVEVVNGLGAGDAFGGALCHGLLSGWDLTAIMRYANAAGALVASRLACSSAMPTTAEVDALLSSAEVPG